From Coturnix japonica isolate 7356 chromosome 1, Coturnix japonica 2.1, whole genome shotgun sequence, the proteins below share one genomic window:
- the LOC107311320 gene encoding polypeptide N-acetylgalactosaminyltransferase 4 yields the protein MRIRLARRWTWVRRSCALLGFLMVAYFALELSVSSFGASIAGESISKGKWERRFTDGADEAVDLARPVYEKSPPDSYAPGEWGKATRLQLSPEEKKQEAELIDKYAINIYVSDKISLHRHIEDNRLSGCKAKSYNYRKLPTTSVVIAFYNEAWSTLLRTVHSVLETSPSVLLKEIILVDDLSDKVYLKTDLEKYISSLKRVRLIRTNKREGLVRARLIGATFATGDVLTFLDCHCECVSGWLEPLLERIAENETVVICPVIDTIDWNTFEYYMQSAEPMIGGFDWRLTFQWHSVPKHERLRRKSEIDPIRSPTMAGGLFAVSKKYFEYLGTYDTGMDVWGGENLELSFRVWQCGGMLEIHPCSHVGHVFPKRAPYARPNFLQNTARAAEVWMDEYKEHFYNRNPPARKENYGDISERKLLRERLKCKSFDWYLKNVFSELHVPEDRPGWHGAVRSVGISSECLDYVLPEHNPTGAHLSLFGCHGQGGNQFFEYTSNKEFRFNSVTELCAEVPEQEDFIGMRSCPKDGSPVPEIIIWHFKEDGTIYHPHSGKCLTAYRTAEGRADVEMRTCNAADKNQMWKFEK from the coding sequence ATGAGGATCCGGCTGGCGAGAAGGTGGACGTGGGTCCGCAGAAGCTGCGCGTTGCTGGGCTTCTTGATGGTCGCCTACTTCGCTTTGGAGCTGTCGGTTTCTTCTTTCGGTGCCTCCATCGCCGGGGAGAGCATCTCCAAAGGGAAATGGGAGCGGCGTTTTACCGACGGAGCAGATGAGGCGGTGGATTTGGCTCGTCCGGTTTATGAGAAATCCCCACCCGATTCTTACGCCCCGGGAGAGTGGGGCAAAGCCACTCGCCTGCAGCTGAGCCCCGAGGAGAagaagcaggaagcagagcttaTCGATAAGTATGCGATTAATATTTATGTGAGTGATAAAATCTCTCTCCATCGGCACATTGAAGACAATCGGCTGAGTGGCTGTAAAGCGAAATCTTACAACTACAGAAAGCTGCCCACAACGTCTGTCGTAATCGCCTTCTACAACGAAGCCTGGTCCACGTTGCTGCGGACAGTACACAGTGTTCTTGAAACTTCTccttcagtgcttctgaaagaaattataTTGGTGGATGATTTGAGTGATAAAGTGTATTTGAAAACTGACCTGGAGAAGTACATAAGCAGTCTGAAAAGAGTTCGTTTAATACGGACCAACAAACGGGAAGGATTGGTTCGGGCGCGCTTAATTGGAGCTACCTTTGCTACTGGTGATGTCCTCACGTTTCTCGACTGTCACTGCGAATGTGTCTCCGGTTGGTTAGAACCATTGCTAGAGAGGATTGCTGAGAACGAGACTGTTGTGATCTGTCCTGTTATTGACACCATCGACTGGAACACATTTGAGTATTACATGCAGTCAGCGGAGCCCATGATCGGGGGCTTTGACTGGCGACTGACTTTCCAGTGGCACTCAGTGCCGAAACACGAACGGCTAAGACGCAAATCTGAAATAGACCCAATCAGATCCCCAACTATGGCTGGGGGATTGTTTGCTGTCAGCAAGAAGTATTTCGAGTACCTGGGTACCTATGATACGGGAATGGATGTATGGGGAGGAGAGAACTTAGAGTTATCATTTAGAGTGTGGCAATGCGGAGGCATGCTAGAAATTCATCCGTGCTCCCATGTAGGCCATGTGTTTCCAAAGCGTGCTCCGTATGCCAGACCGAATTTCCTTCAGAACACGGCACGTGCTGCTGAGGTGTGGATGGATGAGTATAAAGAACACTTCTACAACAGAAATCCTCCAGCGAGGAAAGAAAACTACGGAGATATTTCTGAGAGAAAACTACTAAGAGAGCGTTTGAAGTGCAAGAGTTTTGACTGGTATTTGAAAAACGTCTTTTCTGAGTTGCATGTACCAGAAGATCGTCCTGGCTGGCACGGTGCCGTCCGCAGTGTAGGCATATCGTCAGAGTGCCTAGACTATGTTTTACCAGAGCATAATCCTACTGGGGCTCACCTTTCTCTCTTTGGATGTCATGGTCAGGGAGGAAATCAATTTTTTGAATACACATCAAATAAGGAGTTTAGATTTAACTCTGTAACGGAGTTATGTGCTGAAGTTCCAGAGCAAGAGGATTTCATAGGCATGAGGAGCTGCCCAAAAGATGGATCTCCTGTCCCGGAAATTATTATATGGCATTTCAAAGAAGACGGGACTATTTATCATCCTCATTCTGGGAAGTGCCTTACTGCTTATCGTACTGCTGAGGGGCGTGCTGATGTGGAAATGAGAACTTGTAATGCTGCAGATAAAAATCAGATGTGGAAATTTGAGAAATGA